From a single Micromonospora pallida genomic region:
- a CDS encoding MupA/Atu3671 family FMN-dependent luciferase-like monooxygenase gives MRARAVSLPPELAAPTARAAAQPGRRRRPTSRMAFSLFFFSGDGSTQDGEKYRLLLDCARFADEHGFAAVWVPERHFVDFGGLYPNPSLLAAALAVITRRVQLRAGSVVLPLHHPVRVAEEWAVVDNLSGGRAAVSAASGWHPDDFVLAPGGPDGFPRRKDAMFEAIETIQRLWAGETIDVSRPDGSVRAVRTLPRPLQPKLPVWVSAAGSVETFERAGAIGANILTGVIGHRLVELGEKITAYRAARAAGGHDPDAGTVTTMVHTFLGPSDEEVRGLVRKPLIDYLGTFLRQHQGIEGGFSALDDDARAAMLDATFERYFQSLALLGTPDKCEALVEDLVDVGVDEVACLVDFGLSPDTVRDGLRHLADLRNRYQSSEESAHD, from the coding sequence ATGCGGGCCCGCGCCGTCAGCCTGCCGCCCGAGCTGGCCGCCCCGACGGCCCGCGCCGCAGCCCAGCCGGGCCGGCGGCGACGCCCCACCAGCCGGATGGCGTTCAGCCTGTTCTTCTTCTCCGGGGACGGCTCCACCCAGGACGGGGAGAAGTATCGGCTCCTGCTGGACTGCGCCCGGTTCGCCGACGAGCACGGCTTCGCCGCGGTCTGGGTGCCCGAGCGGCACTTCGTCGACTTCGGTGGCCTCTACCCGAACCCGTCGCTGCTCGCGGCGGCGCTGGCGGTGATCACCCGGCGGGTGCAGCTGCGGGCCGGCAGCGTCGTCCTGCCGCTGCACCACCCGGTGCGGGTCGCCGAGGAGTGGGCGGTGGTGGACAACCTCTCCGGCGGGCGGGCGGCCGTCTCGGCCGCCTCCGGCTGGCATCCGGACGACTTCGTCCTCGCCCCGGGCGGACCCGACGGGTTCCCCCGGCGCAAGGACGCCATGTTCGAGGCCATCGAGACCATCCAGCGGCTCTGGGCCGGGGAGACCATCGACGTGTCCCGCCCCGACGGCAGCGTCCGGGCGGTCCGTACGCTGCCCCGGCCGTTGCAGCCGAAACTCCCCGTCTGGGTCTCGGCGGCGGGATCGGTGGAGACGTTCGAGCGGGCCGGCGCGATCGGGGCGAACATCCTGACCGGCGTGATCGGGCACCGGCTGGTGGAGCTCGGTGAGAAGATCACCGCGTACCGGGCGGCCCGGGCGGCGGGCGGGCACGACCCGGACGCCGGCACGGTCACCACGATGGTGCACACCTTCCTCGGCCCCAGCGACGAGGAGGTCCGCGGGCTGGTCCGGAAGCCGTTGATCGACTACCTCGGCACGTTCCTGCGGCAGCACCAGGGCATCGAGGGCGGGTTCAGCGCGCTCGACGACGACGCCCGCGCGGCGATGCTCGACGCCACCTTCGAACGCTACTTCCAGTCGCTGGCGCTGCTCGGCACGCCCGACAAGTGCGAGGCCCTGGTGGAGGACCTGGTCGACGTCGGGGTCGACGAGGTCGCCTGCCTGGTCGACTTCGGCCTGTCGCCCGACACCGTACGCGACGGTCTGCGCCACCTCGCCGACCTGCGTAACCGTTACCAGAGTTCGGAGGAGTCCGCGCATGACTGA
- a CDS encoding phosphopantetheine-binding protein produces the protein MVLAGEAEVVDLVDPDATHPLERLLAAYPDTVHWLPTDLTDPDASGRLVVAARDRLGRLRGVVHTVDLPPAASPEQAVGGPERAVGRPAEAVSTTGGPAEALREVGRRFDRVRLLARLLDGEDLDVLLLASGARGGTDPLTEEALAAVLGAYAEERTAEGRPTSAVRLRPVDGKDADDRTALASAAVWAALASGAPQVRVAGVAEDVPAESAHPDGSAPPGVPEPVGGPPLEDDVERTVAEVWQEVLGVSGFGPDDDFYQLGGNSLFAMQIIARLRQHFGDLPMSVIFEAPTVTGLAAAIRVWQGEGIGLDEFEALLAEIEATPAVGTIGGGDHG, from the coding sequence GTGGTGCTGGCCGGCGAGGCGGAGGTGGTCGACCTGGTCGACCCGGACGCCACCCACCCGTTGGAGCGGCTGCTCGCCGCGTATCCCGACACCGTGCACTGGCTGCCCACCGACCTGACCGACCCGGACGCGTCGGGCCGGTTGGTGGTCGCCGCCCGGGACCGGCTCGGCCGGCTCCGGGGCGTGGTGCACACCGTCGACCTGCCGCCAGCCGCCAGTCCGGAACAGGCGGTCGGCGGACCGGAGCGGGCCGTCGGCAGGCCGGCGGAAGCTGTATCGACCACCGGCGGGCCGGCGGAGGCTCTGCGGGAGGTCGGGCGGCGGTTCGACCGGGTGCGTCTGCTCGCCAGGCTGCTGGACGGCGAGGACCTGGACGTCCTGCTGCTCGCCAGCGGCGCGCGGGGCGGCACCGACCCGCTGACCGAGGAGGCGCTGGCGGCGGTGCTCGGCGCGTACGCCGAGGAACGTACCGCCGAGGGAAGGCCGACCAGCGCGGTCCGGCTGCGGCCGGTGGACGGCAAGGACGCCGACGACCGGACGGCGCTCGCGTCGGCGGCGGTGTGGGCGGCCCTGGCCAGCGGCGCGCCACAGGTACGCGTAGCGGGCGTGGCCGAGGATGTGCCTGCGGAGTCGGCTCACCCCGACGGGAGTGCCCCGCCCGGTGTGCCGGAGCCGGTGGGCGGGCCGCCGCTCGAGGACGACGTCGAGCGGACCGTCGCAGAGGTCTGGCAGGAGGTGCTCGGCGTATCGGGCTTCGGTCCGGACGACGACTTCTACCAGCTCGGTGGCAACTCGCTGTTCGCCATGCAGATCATCGCCCGGCTCCGGCAGCACTTCGGTGACCTGCCGATGAGCGTCATCTTCGAGGCGCCCACGGTCACCGGTCTGGCGGCGGCGATCCGGGTGTGGCAGGGCGAGGGCATCGGGCTCGACGAGTTCGAGGCGCTGCTGGCGGAGATCGAGGCCACCCCGGCCGTCGGCACGATCGGAGGCGGTGACCATGGCTGA
- a CDS encoding type I polyketide synthase has product MGAEEESAFQDSVAIIGMSGRLAGFDSVDEFWRGLVAGVEGSTTHTDRALTDAGVSASDLADPAYVRSSFPLAAPELFAAEFFDIGPAEAEVTDPQHRLFLESCWSAMEHAGRAPGGEHGSVGVFAAASSSHHLAERVLPSERAARIAHPLQVAVGNDAGMLALRVSYKLNLTGPCLTVSSACSSSLVAVHLACQSLLTRECDMALAGGAAVRQLEPTGYRHEEGGILSRDGRCRPFDADATGTVPGDGVGVVVLKRLADALADGDHVHAVIRGSAVNNDGSAKVGITAPSITGQVAVIRDALAVAGIAPSTVDYVEAHGTGTALGDPIELRALAEAHGGRAAGSCRVGAVKSSIGHLDAAAGVAGLIKTALAIEHRFIPGTLHFDQLNPALDRPGNPFRITADGTPWPVTDHPPRAGVSSFGMGGTNAHLLLEAAPTRPSADPNRSTQVFPLSARTPEELAAAAGRLADHLAGTPADPAALADAAWTLQVGRARFPYRRAVVAGTAAEAVEALGAGTTDPVVDGTPQVVFLFPGQGTRFAGVGAGLYAAEPVFRAALDECLAAFAPHLDWDLRALLLGVDTTAGDPAEETGQAQPAMFCLDYAVARLLASWGVEPDAMTGHSLGELVAACLAGVFDLADAALVVAARARLMQALPPGRMIAVALAEDELRTVLAGHGTIAAVNGPASCVVAGDDAEMAVVERRLAEAGAVTRALPVRRAFHTAHTEPALDAFAEVLRTVRLRPPTRRFVSNVTGTWITDEQATDPGYWVAHVRSQVRFADGVAVVATLPNPVFVEVGPGRGLGNLVRARPYAGSPPPVVAVLPPPRDDEGPSEQRRALAALADLWRHGVEPDWLALHGGVPRRRTPLPTYPFTRTGFLLRRTPRTAAPAASIETPVWFPAHLPRDAARMPQPGRWLVLGDEQGVGADVAAALRADGNRVDLVRPGAGDGPADPWAPLLRDGTPVDRVLYAADHSDDGAAVLAGLARALHETSSDRPVRVDVLTEDLREVAGSPVRAPQRAALDGTATVLARRYPTLRFHFVDLQSTGASGSEADRHRRRDLVLTELAIEPAGPGVEQVAYRGHGASAGPWWRSRRARWRRRVSSRTPGTWSPGPPSRRCGSPGSWPGPGPGWCWPARRRWSTWSTRTPPTRWSGCSPRIPTPCTGCPPT; this is encoded by the coding sequence ATGGGCGCGGAGGAGGAGTCGGCGTTCCAGGACAGCGTGGCCATCATCGGCATGAGTGGCCGCCTGGCCGGGTTCGACTCGGTCGACGAGTTCTGGCGGGGCCTGGTGGCCGGCGTCGAGGGCTCGACCACGCACACCGACCGGGCGCTGACCGACGCGGGAGTGTCGGCCTCGGACCTCGCGGACCCGGCGTACGTGCGCAGCAGCTTCCCGCTGGCCGCGCCGGAACTCTTCGCGGCCGAGTTCTTCGACATCGGACCGGCCGAGGCGGAGGTGACCGATCCACAGCACCGGCTCTTCCTGGAGAGCTGCTGGTCGGCGATGGAACACGCCGGCCGGGCCCCCGGCGGGGAGCACGGCAGCGTCGGGGTCTTCGCGGCGGCGTCGTCGAGCCACCACCTGGCCGAGCGGGTGCTCCCGTCGGAACGGGCCGCCCGGATCGCCCACCCGTTGCAGGTGGCGGTCGGCAACGACGCCGGCATGCTGGCGCTGCGGGTGTCGTACAAGCTGAACCTGACCGGGCCGTGCCTCACCGTCTCGTCGGCCTGCTCGTCGTCGCTGGTGGCGGTGCACCTGGCCTGCCAGAGCCTGCTCACCCGGGAGTGCGACATGGCACTGGCCGGCGGTGCGGCGGTCCGGCAGCTCGAACCGACCGGCTACCGGCACGAGGAGGGCGGCATCCTGTCCCGGGACGGGCGGTGCCGGCCGTTCGACGCGGACGCCACCGGCACCGTCCCCGGCGACGGGGTCGGCGTGGTGGTGCTCAAGCGGCTCGCGGACGCCCTCGCCGACGGCGACCACGTGCACGCGGTCATCCGGGGGTCGGCGGTCAACAACGACGGCTCGGCGAAGGTCGGCATCACCGCGCCGTCCATCACCGGCCAGGTCGCGGTGATCCGGGACGCCCTCGCCGTGGCGGGGATCGCCCCGTCGACCGTCGACTACGTCGAGGCGCACGGCACCGGCACGGCGCTCGGCGACCCGATCGAGCTGCGCGCGCTGGCGGAGGCGCACGGTGGGCGAGCCGCCGGCTCCTGCCGGGTCGGGGCGGTCAAGTCGAGCATCGGTCACCTGGACGCCGCCGCCGGGGTGGCCGGTCTGATCAAGACGGCCCTGGCGATCGAGCACCGGTTCATCCCGGGCACGCTGCACTTCGACCAGCTCAACCCGGCGCTGGACCGGCCGGGGAACCCGTTCCGGATCACCGCCGACGGTACGCCGTGGCCGGTCACCGACCATCCGCCGCGCGCCGGGGTCAGCTCCTTCGGCATGGGCGGCACCAACGCCCACCTGCTGCTGGAGGCGGCACCGACTCGGCCGTCGGCCGACCCGAACCGGTCCACGCAGGTGTTCCCGCTGTCGGCGCGTACCCCGGAGGAGTTGGCCGCCGCCGCCGGGCGACTGGCCGACCACCTCGCCGGGACGCCCGCCGACCCGGCCGCGCTGGCCGACGCGGCCTGGACGCTCCAGGTGGGACGCGCCCGGTTCCCGTACCGGCGGGCGGTGGTCGCCGGCACCGCCGCCGAGGCGGTCGAGGCACTGGGCGCGGGCACGACCGACCCGGTCGTGGACGGTACGCCGCAGGTGGTGTTCCTCTTCCCGGGTCAGGGCACCCGGTTCGCCGGGGTCGGCGCGGGGCTGTACGCCGCCGAGCCGGTGTTCCGGGCGGCGCTGGACGAGTGCCTGGCGGCCTTCGCTCCGCATCTGGACTGGGACCTCCGGGCCCTGCTCCTCGGCGTCGACACGACTGCCGGGGATCCCGCCGAGGAGACCGGCCAGGCGCAGCCGGCGATGTTCTGCCTGGACTACGCCGTGGCCCGGCTGTTGGCGTCCTGGGGAGTCGAACCGGACGCGATGACCGGGCACAGCCTGGGCGAACTGGTGGCCGCCTGCCTGGCCGGGGTCTTCGACCTGGCGGACGCGGCCCTGGTGGTGGCGGCGCGGGCCCGGCTGATGCAGGCGTTGCCGCCCGGCCGGATGATCGCCGTTGCCCTCGCCGAGGACGAACTGCGGACCGTACTGGCCGGGCACGGCACGATCGCGGCGGTGAACGGACCCGCCTCCTGCGTGGTCGCCGGCGACGACGCGGAGATGGCCGTGGTCGAGCGACGCCTCGCCGAGGCCGGCGCGGTGACCCGGGCCCTGCCGGTCCGGCGGGCCTTCCACACCGCGCACACCGAACCGGCGCTGGACGCCTTCGCCGAGGTACTGCGGACGGTACGGCTCCGTCCGCCGACGCGGCGGTTCGTGTCCAACGTGACCGGAACGTGGATCACCGACGAGCAGGCCACCGACCCGGGGTACTGGGTGGCCCACGTCCGCAGCCAGGTGCGCTTCGCCGACGGCGTCGCGGTCGTCGCGACGCTGCCGAACCCGGTCTTCGTCGAGGTCGGTCCGGGTCGCGGGCTCGGAAACCTGGTCCGGGCCCGGCCGTACGCGGGGTCACCGCCCCCGGTGGTGGCGGTGCTGCCGCCGCCGCGCGACGACGAGGGGCCGTCGGAGCAGCGGCGCGCCCTCGCCGCGCTGGCCGACCTGTGGCGGCACGGGGTGGAGCCGGACTGGTTGGCGCTGCACGGCGGCGTCCCCCGGCGGCGGACCCCACTGCCGACCTACCCGTTCACCCGTACCGGGTTCCTGCTCCGGCGGACGCCCCGCACGGCGGCCCCGGCGGCGTCGATCGAGACACCGGTCTGGTTCCCGGCCCACCTGCCCCGGGACGCGGCCCGGATGCCGCAGCCGGGCCGGTGGCTGGTGCTCGGCGACGAGCAGGGGGTGGGCGCCGACGTCGCGGCGGCGCTACGCGCCGACGGTAACCGGGTCGACCTGGTCCGGCCCGGCGCCGGCGACGGTCCGGCCGACCCGTGGGCCCCGCTGCTGCGGGACGGCACGCCGGTGGACCGGGTCCTGTACGCCGCAGACCACTCGGACGACGGGGCGGCGGTGCTGGCCGGGCTGGCGCGGGCGCTGCACGAGACGTCCTCGGACCGGCCGGTCCGGGTGGACGTGCTCACCGAGGACCTGCGCGAGGTGGCCGGTTCCCCGGTCCGGGCCCCGCAGCGGGCCGCCCTCGACGGCACGGCAACCGTGCTGGCCCGGCGGTACCCGACGCTCCGGTTCCACTTCGTGGACCTCCAGTCGACCGGTGCCTCCGGCTCCGAGGCGGACCGGCACCGGCGGCGGGACCTGGTCCTCACCGAACTGGCGATTGAGCCGGCCGGCCCGGGCGTCGAGCAGGTCGCGTACCGGGGGCACGGCGCTTCCGCCGGTCCCTGGTGGCGGTCCCGTCGGGCGAGGTGGCGTCGGCGGGTGTCGTCCCGGACGCCGGGTACCTGGTCACCGGGACCGCCGAGCCGGCGCTGCGGATCGCCGGGGAGCTGGCCCGGGCCGGGGCCAGGGTGGTGCTGGCCGGCGAGGCGGAGGTGGTCGACCTGGTCGACCCGGACGCCACCCACCCGTTGGAGCGGCTGCTCGCCGCGTATCCCGACACCGTGCACTGGCTGCCCACCGACCTGA